One window from the genome of Deltaproteobacteria bacterium encodes:
- a CDS encoding type II toxin-antitoxin system HicB family antitoxin → MKRNVIQIILYPGDQSGYVAECVNLPVVTQGLTIDETVKNMQEALALHLEGEN, encoded by the coding sequence ATGAAACGAAACGTAATCCAAATTATTTTGTATCCGGGTGACCAAAGCGGTTATGTGGCAGAGTGTGTCAATTTGCCGGTCGTTACGCAGGGATTAACGATAGATGAAACAGTTAAAAATATGCAGGAGGCGTTGGCTCTGCATTTGGAAGGCGAAAACTT